A stretch of Vulpes vulpes isolate BD-2025 chromosome 4, VulVul3, whole genome shotgun sequence DNA encodes these proteins:
- the LOC140598728 gene encoding rho GTPase-activating protein 20-like translates to MTEEEKINAAQRLLAQLPNVNVVVLRYLFGVLRNIEQESSPNQISAYDLSVCIAPSILCPPNCGSLELEENFIKKASLIQFLYENCLKILGEDITSLMGDNSKSCHYNEKAAGTVDNLISFRETQTARLPGVMADT, encoded by the exons ATGaccgaggaggagaaaataaatgcagcccagag gcttctagctcagctgccaaatgtgaatgttgttgtcttgcgataccttttcggagtgctacgcaacattgagcaagaatcctcacccaaccagatatcagcttatgatttatcagtgtgtatagccccaagcattctttgtccacctaattgtggcagcttggaattggaagagaacttcataaaaaag gcttctctgatacaatttttgtatgaaaattgtctgaagatattgggtgaagacatcacttctctcatgggagataattcaaagagttgtcattacaatgagaaggctgcaggtactgtggataatttaataagctttagggagacacagacagcaaggttgccaggggtcatggcagatacttaa